One Syntrophales bacterium genomic window, TAATCGCGGCAAACTCAATCAATCTACGTAGAAACGCAGCTTTGGCGGGGCTGTATTCATTATCTGAGGCCGCTCTTAAGGAGTACCAGAATAAGGTAGTCGAAACTATCGGAAAAAATAAAGAGCTTGCAATCAGAGACGAGATCGCAAAGGATAAAGTTGACCGAAATCCTGTTGGGGACAGCGAGGTAATACTCACTGGAAAAGGAGAGACCCTTTGCTATGACGCTCTCTGCGGAAGATATTTCAAGAGTAATATCGAACAAATACGTAAAGTCCTCAATGATGTAAGTCGCGAGATGTTGAGCGATAGTTTTGTATCATTGAATGAGGTTTACTACAAACTGGACCTTACGGGGACAAAGATAGGAGACCTTATTGGGTGGCACGTTGATGACGGTCTGATCGAACCTGAGTTTAGTTCCGTTCTCAATTCCGATGGTACACCGTGTCTTGTTATGGACTTCACTACTGAACCAAGATACATGTATAGGGATTAAAGGAGGGTATTTTATGAATCTCGAAATGATGGAACTGTTGGGCGATCTTCATATATTTAAAAAACATCTCAACCAGGAGACCGGAGAACTTACGGTGAAGATTACACGACTCGATAACGGACTAAGTGTATTAAGGAAGTTGTCAAGAATCGAGCTTGATACGAGTAGAGTCGATCCTTTACTTGTTCACGTTCGACAAATGGTATCGGAACTTGAGACGGCCTCGCAGAAATTACACACGTTATAATGAAAACCTAATAACATAAATTTGAAGGGAGATATCATCATGATTAAAGGAATCATTGAAGGAGTCAAAGCAAACAGGAAGGCGATCGTTAAGAACGCACTGATCGGAGTTGGAACCATAGTTGGACTAGCAATAGTAGCAACAGTGGTGAAATCGAAAACCAGTGAAAACGAAGAGGTCCCGGAAGTGGAAGCTGAAGAGTCCAGTGAACCGGAAGCAGATGAACAGTAATCAAAAATGTTAGGAGAATATAGGGTGTTATGAATTACATAGCACTCTATTTTTCTTCGACGTATTATTTGAGAGTGGTCGCCTATGAAAAGAAGAAAATGCAGCACTATTGAGAATAAAATTTGTGCTTTACTTTGTATCATCCTCGGAGCAGCATCAATATGTATAGAAGGAGACGCAACTGCGTTTCTTCTTTTTGGGATGATTGGTTTATTCTTATTAGTTGAGAAAGAGAACGTAATAGGATAAGGAGGTGAGCAGTTGTATATTGTGGTATACGAGGACTTTTATACACGTCCTCGAGATATCACAGAAGATAAAATAATAATTTTAAATACTTATGAACACGCAAAAAAAGTATTTGATGAGTTGTCGCTCGACTTATGTCACTTTGACGTACGTCTTATATGTTTGGAATCGCAGCATTTACATGCGCTATAATGAAACAGAAAAAATCTTGAAAGGGGATATCATCAATGAGCAAACTTGAATTGTTGAAGAAAGCCGCAGGGATTGTAGTTTCGGTAGGAGTTGGAGCCATAGTTGGTAATGCCATCACAAGCACAACCCCCGATACCGCTGGGACAATTAAAAAGGTCTGCATCGGAATAGGGGCGTTTGTATTGAGTAGCATGATCACGGATAAGGTTTCGGAATATGCCGAGAACAAGATCGATGAGGCCGTAGCACAAATCAAAGGCGCAGCAGTTGAATCCGTAGAGACAACCTGATTCACAAAGATAAGTATCATAAACATGATACTTATCTTTTACTTTTTAAGGAGGTTAAGTATGAATTACGCAGATTGGCATTACAAGAGTATAAGGGATTTTACCCTTGAGGATGCACTACAGGCTTATGAAGAGGGTTTTTACAGTATTTGCATGAACGGCGTAATTGGTATTTTAACCAACGACCCGGATTATTCTATAAAAAGACTACATAAAGTCAACTCTTGAAAGGAGTCACCATGGATAACGAGAATAAAAAGGAAGTCATGAAGGTGGATATGGGTTCTGAGGGTACTAAACCAATAAGGATGGATTTTCCTTCGAACTCCCACAAAAGTCGCCAGGAGAAAGAAGAAACGAAGAAAGTTGAAAAGGTCGTCACAGGACCAGTTGTTGCGAGGAAAAAATCACTGGGAAAAAGGGTACTCGAGACGTTCATTGGAGACGACATCAATAGCGTAGGATCTTATATTCTTCACGACGTTCTTATCCCTGCTGCTAAGGCAACGATCACAGACATGGTCCAGGGCGGAATTGAAATGTTCCTGTATGGAGAAAGAAAAGGATCCAGAACAAGGAGAGAAAACGGCAGGTCGTATGTTAGTTACAACAGCTACTCTTCCTCGTCTCCGAGAAGGGACGATCGCGACCGGCGCGATATATCCTCAAAAAATCGTGCACGGCATAGCTTTGACGACATAATACTGAGCTCAAGGGGTGAGGCGGAAGAAGTCCTAAGCAATCTTGTTGATTTGGTTCTTGATTACGGGCAGGCAAGTGTTTCTGACTTGTATGAGCTCGTTGGGATTACTGCAAACTTTACAGATAACAAATATGGCTGGACAGACCTCGCAAGCGCGAGTGTAAGTCGTGTTAGGGATGGTTATATGATAAACCTCCCGAAACCGGTCCTGCTAGATTAGGAGGGGCGCATGCTGCATCATGAAGTGTTAAACAAATATAAAGAATTGTTTCCATTTGGGGATCAACACATTGAATCCTGGTTTCCTAATGGAAGAAATTCTGTTCGTGTAAGATTTAAATATGGTTTTACGGTAGTGTTTACGTATCAAAGCGAGAAGAAGTGGCGATTGGAAACGGTCGATCAATTCGAGGAGTGCATGAACGTCAGATAATATTGGAGGGTCATTATGTCTGTTGCACAAATGAGAAATGCTATTGTGAAGGTGTATCCGGGTGAAAAATGGAAACAGAAAGTATTAAAGATGTCGGACGGCCAGGTTATAGCCGTGTATCATAATTTCCTATCTTCTAAAAAACTAAAATAATAAAAACTCTTGAAGGGAGAAAAAACATGAAACTCGAAGTTATTAAATCAACAATTATCAGAACAGCTGGACGCAGCGGTTTATTACTGAGAAAACACAGCCCTGAAATCCTTATGGGCGTAGGTGTTATAGGAGTTGTCACTAGCGCAGTAATGGCTTGTAGATCAACACTCAAGGCCGAAGAGGTTATTGACGAGGCGAAGAAGAAAATTGACAAAATCCACTACGCAAAGGAAACAATTTCTGTAGAGGAATATACAGAACAGGATTATAAAAAGGATCTTGCCGTTGCTTATGTGCAGACCGGTATAGACTTCGTACGTCTTTATGGGCCGGCAGTATTGGTTGGGGTGGCTTCTATTGGTTGTTTGGTTGGTTCCCACAACATTATGAGAAAACGTAACATTGCTCTTGTAGCGGCCTATAAGGCTGTTGAGCAGAGTTTCTCTGATTATAGAAAACGCGTTGTTGCTGAGCTCGGCGAAGATAAGGACTACCAATTCAAGCATGGCATAAAGACCGAAGTTGTCGATGGCGTAGAAATCGGCGAAGATGGAAAGAAAAAGAAAACCAAGAACGTTGTCACGACAATGGACCCTAACGGCATAAGTCAGTACGCGAGGTTCTTCGACGAGAGCTGCGTTCAATGGAGTAAGACTCCTGAGTACAACCTGATGTTCCTCAAATGTCAACAGAACCATGCAAACGATCTTCTCCATTCCAGGGGGCATATATTCCTTAATGAGGTTTATGATATGCTTGGTATCCCGAGAACACAAGAAGGTGCGGTTGTTGGTTGGGTAAAAGGCGAAGGAGACGACTTTGTTGATTTTGGCATCTTTGATGGTAATGATACTAAGAAGCGCGATTTCGTAAACGGTTACGAACGTTCCATCTTGCTTGATTTCAATGTTGCCGGGGTTATCTACAACATGATCTGACTGAGGGATGGTTTGAATGCTATCGGTTCAGGGTATTATGAGCAAGATATCCTGAACTACCCT contains:
- a CDS encoding DUF6353 family protein, encoding MNAKVIKDLRKAIAKNSPTILTGLGVAGVITTAVMAVKATPKALQLLEDERYNRRQMDGPNTDVIEAKDAILIAWKCYAPAAVMGVLTIACIIAANSINLRRNAALAGLYSLSEAALKEYQNKVVETIGKNKELAIRDEIAKDKVDRNPVGDSEVILTGKGETLCYDALCGRYFKSNIEQIRKVLNDVSREMLSDSFVSLNEVYYKLDLTGTKIGDLIGWHVDDGLIEPEFSSVLNSDGTPCLVMDFTTEPRYMYRD
- a CDS encoding DUF6353 family protein encodes the protein MKLEVIKSTIIRTAGRSGLLLRKHSPEILMGVGVIGVVTSAVMACRSTLKAEEVIDEAKKKIDKIHYAKETISVEEYTEQDYKKDLAVAYVQTGIDFVRLYGPAVLVGVASIGCLVGSHNIMRKRNIALVAAYKAVEQSFSDYRKRVVAELGEDKDYQFKHGIKTEVVDGVEIGEDGKKKKTKNVVTTMDPNGISQYARFFDESCVQWSKTPEYNLMFLKCQQNHANDLLHSRGHIFLNEVYDMLGIPRTQEGAVVGWVKGEGDDFVDFGIFDGNDTKKRDFVNGYERSILLDFNVAGVIYNMI